A region of the Ostrinia nubilalis chromosome 21, ilOstNubi1.1, whole genome shotgun sequence genome:
aaataaagcattttaattagggttccataacccttgaaaattatgaggatttggGGCGATGCCCTCATGTCCTCCCGGCAACATCACTTTAATTTTGCCGTGCAAAATAGAATTTCAGAACCTTTTATAGTTATGCGGATTTAGGGCGAAGCCCTCATGTCTACCCGgcaactttacttattttcgtttgccgtggaataaggcgtttgggttctataactcttcaaaattatgaggatttagtttaggacgatgccctcatgtctttgaaccgcaaatacaaacgagcgaggttgcttggctcgaaatgtaatgatctgagtccgattctccttgggtaatctcctatcccaaagggatgagggataacatgagagtttagagcgatgccctaagatctctcgacgtaaataaaaatgagcgaggttgctcggctctaaatgtagtgatttgagtccggttctctttgggtaatctcctatcccagtgggatgagggataacatgagggtttagagcgatgccctaagacctctcgacgtaaataaaaatgagcgaggttgctcggctctaaatgtaatgatttgagtccggttctctttgggtaatctcctatcccagtgggatgagggatgacatgagggtttagagcgatgccctaaaacctctcgacgtaaataaaaatgagcgaggttgctcggctcgaaatgtaatgatttgagtccgattctctttgggtaatctcctatcctagtgggatgagggataacaagagggtttggaccaatgccttactaagacctctcgacgtaaataaaaatgagcggcgTTGCCTGGCTCAATATGAGACTCCTTGAGTGTTTGAGTTTTCTCCTATCCCGGTGGGATGAGGGAGAAAAGGTTCTGGCTCCTGGTTTTTCCCTGTTTGCTCCAAGAGAACTTACCCTCGCTACAGGATTATGCTGCTGCGTTTTGGTTACACTGCCATCTAGCTTGCCGAGTAGCCAGTTTGAGTTTTCCACTGTATGTATTTAGCATAAGGCGAAATCTCAGATCGATCTGCGGAGCAGAGTTGCGATCGTATTGCTGCCGAAAAATTTTCCAGACGCCGCTAGCATCAAATAAACTGCGTATCAGGCTGAATAGACGATGTTCATCCTTCACCGTTTATTACACAGACTCACTGTTTATCTACACAGTAACAGCATAGCGTTTTCCTGAAATCATAGTTTAAGAAAACCACAAAGGTATTATCATACCTACGTACCGTATCCTAATAGGACAAACTGCACACTTCACTCTTGGGTTATAAGCCATGCGTTAGACTCCCATAATGGCGGTAGAATAGGTACGTCGGTACGCTACCCTACCTAGTGGaagttttcatactttccccggatgcatattgataaaggtagtttaccgtttatttattttgttgatttataaatcaacacaatccgtccgatggaattcgtatgtctgaaatggtattggtaagttggtacttacagcttattgtagcaagcaatcacatcttgcgactatcacattacaccacaccatcctttgatttgacctctacgccaactcttgctcctcttctgcacgtggacataatatttcctctttccttttgaaaataaagacatctaacggaaaacccttaggaacaaacacagctaaaaaggagtgttataccgttaggaatgaacattgctaaaaaggaatattagttttaaaacacatctaacgaaaaccgttaggcacaaacattgctaaaaaggaatgttagttttaaaacacatctaacggaacacgccgtcaggtacgaacattgctaagaagaaaagttagcttaaaaacatatctaacgaaaaaccgttagaaacaaacattgctaaaaagtaatgttacttttaaaacacgtctaacggaataccgttaggtacaagtattactagagaagaaagataattatttaaaattacactgagttagattgaatgcaatctacccccgaacggtaacaccgttgtaaaaataaattacactgcgaaataagtaatcacagtaatttttataagttttcagccagtacataataatttagaagtacttacattatgatggtaatattacctgaatcacgtcacgactagtacctgtgagatgggtcgcgaactagcggagctaattctacgaccgtctcgaacgggaactaaaacaccaaaatggcgagaatatcgaaacctagtttcgagctaccgttggtggcgctagtgtcgttaattgaggcgtgcttaggcggtggaggaccggagcggaagtcacgtgggcagattatacgtcaaaactagtactcaaacaggaaaagacagacactactctcattataaaggcttcgaataacggtacagtactgtttaatagcaattcgttaaaaataattaagtcagTGTCAGCCTGTCTCATGTCACCTTTGTCAATGACAAAATTGGAGTCATGTCGTATTTTTGTCgcggtatttttattttataaaaacacaaaattatcGAAATGGATTACAGCAGTGTTGATTCAGAGTTAATAGGTTAGATCTGAAAttgtatgtttgtttattttcgtatatttcgtacattttttttatttttgttgtgtgTGTTTTTAGAATCACTGGATTTTCTGAGACCGCCAGTGAAAAGAGTTACCAGGAACTCAAACAGAGGCACGGCAGTAAAATTAGACAGtcatactaataatataaaagttttaaaagaaTTTCGCAAACAGATTTCTAAAGATTGCCAATATCCACAATCTAAACCCAGAACTGCCGAATCGTCGACTTCGCTTATTTTGAAGAAAACCACGGAACGAGAGGTGAAAACATTGCCTAATATGAAGTGTAACCAAACTTTTTTAAGTAGAATAGATAACTTAATACCTTAACTTTTACAGATTCTTCAACAATATTCAGTGTTAAGTTACTCAAATTTGTTAGGCCCTCGACTTCAAAACCCCAGCACTTTCCCTACTCACTTGCCTAACTCAAAGGAGAAACCATTGATCAAAGTGACGGTAATACCAAAAACCTCCCAGACTCAAGCTTCTAATGCCATAAAAAGACGATTAAACCTCCCTAAGAGAATCCACACAACAGTATCCAACCAAGAGAACTCTATACAGACAAAGAACGTCTACCTTGTTGTAAAAGGTCGTAAAAGAGAAAAGGTGTACGAAATCAAAACAACTGGGAGCGCTAAATTTGCGAATACACGCTCCAAAAACAGCCTGAAAGATGAAGTAATACCACTAGAACAGCTATCAAGTCTGAAATTGGTGCTGGACTCGTTGAACATGGACAGAGAGAAAGATACGTTAAGAATAGGGAAACCTAACAATATAGACGATTATTTGGTATTCTCAAGGACGGGGAACGAACGGTTTGAAGAGTGCAGGTGTCCCAATGCAGTGCGTGACTCCGAAAGGTTCCGAGATTGCAAATGTTTTTATTCGCCTCGAGAAGCTGCAGCGTCAGATGCTGGGAAGAGTCATGTTAGAGTCACCGGACATCTAGGGATGACTGAAGATGATAGATATGTGTTGAGGTGCGCTGCTACTGTTCATGATAAACCTGGTAAGTTTAATCTAATTATCAATATTCCTGTTATAGTCATACTAGCTCATAGATGGTTTAATCTGGTTGCAGCTACGTCGGACTTCGCCACAGTTCAACAGACTTCGCCCCATGTATGTCAGGAAGAACGAAAGTAAGAAAATAATTGTTTGTTGATTACATTTTCTTCTAATTTATGATCTCCATAGTAATGTAGTAGGTACAACTTGATATTAACGACTAGCTCACCAATTCATTCAATTTTTTTACAGATCTTTCAACTTCTGCAACCAAAATACTTGTTTGACGCGATGCTACAACGCTGCTACATGTTCCACGTAGGTATCATCAATTCATACAAACAACTACTCTCatatttctttaattaattaataattattatatcctATAGGCAAAAAAGAGACTTCAATATACAAGCAGATCTTCAAAATGAAAACAAATGGGAAATGTCTCCAAAACCAACGATTATGCAAAAGTGAGTATAAGCACTGCAGAAAGAAATAACCGATTAATGGGTACTGTGATTTTCTGACGATTATTGTTAATTTACCttgaattgtttttattatagcAAAGAATCGCAAGCTACTCAAGTGAATTTGAAtactacaaataataataaaacaagagATGTTCCTGTTTGTAAAAATACATTTCCACACAAGGACGAAATAATACAATGCTGTCGAACTAACATCGACACTAATTGTGCAAATCTCACGGACAGCGATACCGATTCCAACTCTGTCAAAGACTGCCAAAGCCCTCTGGTTATAATATCTGTGTATCCAATGCAAGATTGTTGTGATAATgtgaaaattgtgaaaaattacCAAGATGATGGTAAATATTCGTCGCCGCGAAAACCAAGTGTCTTCGGACATAGCTCTCAACGTCCCAGCAGTGGAACACGGCAGAACAATGAGAAAAAGGTTGACAATAAATGCTCGAGATCAAGGAGCCGTTCACCTTCGCCTCAGAACAGAAACACAAACAAGCATAATGTAGCTGAAACCAGAGTCTTAAGAACCAACACAAGAAAAGCTAGTCCCGGGCGTGAAGTTTCATCATCCATCAACAGGCCAATTCAACAAAACAGAATCAATAATGAAAGAACCAATAACAAAGCAGATTTTTCCAAAAGCAGGCAAAAGTACGGCTTTGCACAAATAAATAGCTCCAAAGAAACTAAAGGAATAAATACAGATCACAATGTAACGAAGAAAATTTTAGTCGATAGCTACACAAAAAAGTTAACAGATTACCTGAATAATGAGAATGGGGAAACCAAACGTAGATTTCCAAAAAGTGAGCCTTCAAAAGTTACAATCAATATAGATGGCGACAAAGAACTCTACGATGTTTTATTTCAACACGAAAATAGTACGACTGATTTAAAGTTTAGGAAAACTGTTAAAGGCCCTGCCTGCTCTATCAAAAGAAAAACAGAGGATGATAAAGCTTCATCTCCCACGATGAAAAACCTATTGCTAGTCAACGATGAACGAAAGAGAAGAACATCGCCAGTGCGATCCAAAAACCAGGTAACTTTCTCGAAAATGTTCatgtttacattttaaaattttatcgaaAATTATACGAAacatttgcaattttattttcagCAGAAAGACGaccagaaaattaaaaaaaccttttcAAGATTACTTGTAAGAGATAGTATTGAAATATCTCACAGGtagattttatttttgactttttttatcgccggatattttaataactttaagGCGGAATTCAAAGTTTTTTCGcacttaaaattaattgatgATTTTCATCTTTGCAGACGCGATTACAAGCCACCTGTGGAACACACTGTGATACATAATCAAAAATCCAAAATTGATGATGATAGTGGTCAGTTTTCAGGTGCATatcaacctttatgaggtccaTGAGGACTTTGTAATATGATGTTGAATCTGTGACTATCAAACAAAAACtagtaatcaataataatttaggATATTAATTTCGTTCTTTTAGCTCCCATCAAACATTATAGAGGAGACAGTTGCACCATAGCAGATCCAATAAAGAGGGATAAGGAAATAAGGGCACTACTTGGTGTTGATAAAGGTATCCACAGTGCAGTTAATCAGGTCAGTTTTTCATGTCTGATGAATGCAACGTCAAGCACATGCGAAGCTTATAGGGGTGTAAGTAAAACTGCTTAATACGCATTTTTCCTGTTCATTTTAAACACGCCCGTTACTATGAACTACCTAACAATGAACGCATGGATCCTACATTGTATAGTACGATTGTGATGTCCAGCTCATTGTAAGCTTTTCGTGTGAATGAAGCATAATATTAACTGATGCTCTATCTTTGTTTTGcgttttgtatttaatttattttaattttctagGGCCTTAAACTTGAAGAAAATAAGTTTGCTGTTCCTCTACACTATTTCTATGGAAAAACGTGAtcatattttctttatttatttttgttttagcaCCAAAAAATAACCACTTGTTAatacgtataatttattattgtaaatgttgtagaaataataaacgatttcgttataaatacgaaataaaataagtatgcaattTTTTTGCAGGCAAAAGAAAATAGTAACCGGTATTAACATTATGGAAATGCCTGAAGAACCACCGTGTGTTTGCTGTGACATACGAAGATTCTGTAGTAGCGAAAGCAATGAAGCAAAACCACAAACCTATCAGGAGCCCCAACCGAAACCAAAAAGTATTCATCCTGCATCTCAAAGAGTTCCTAGTCAAAGCAGCAAAAAGGTCCACGCTACATCCAGCCAAATCGATAAAGAAGTTGCTCAGCAACAACCAGGTTCAAGTGATTCTGCATCTCCAGAAGAGAATGTTCCCCCGAGTCCTAGTCCGGAAGAGTCGCCTCCAGAAAGCCCGAGTCCAGTAGAGGAGAGTCCAAGTCCGGTGGAAGAACCTCCTAGTCCGGTAGAGGAATCTCCGAGTCCGGTGGAAGAACCTCCGAGTCCGGTAGTAGACAAAATATCAAGGAAGACCCACAAATCGTCGAAATCTATTAGAAAGTCTAGAGCTAACAGCACGGGCACACAATATGAAACCCAAGTGCAACGAACTTCACTCTACCAGCAGCTGATACTCAATCGTAATATACAAGTGTTTCTGCAAGTGGAGCAATTCTCTAAGCAAAAACCGATAATACTATCGCGGAAGCAGTACGACAAAGTAAAAAGGACAATAGAGAGCACAATAGCGAACAAGACTGGTCGAGACTACAAGCGCAAGAAATGCATTTGCAAGACCAGTTTAGTGTCTGTTGGTGATGTAAGACGGAAAACCAATCCAGGGCAGCCGTTGCATTATGATAAGCAGAGTCAAACTAATAAGAAAGAGTTGGCGATGAATGCAAAGAGCACTGTGTCGCATAAATCTAAAGCTCGATCAATGAAGAAACAAAGTAGAAATACTATGGTTCTGTTTACAACGGAAGAAAAGGATAACAATGAACAGAAGAACGCGACGCCGCGGCAGGCGATGTCGTCAATGGAGATTCAGTACGCGAGTATGTCTTATATGAAACGCGTGACCTTCTCATCTACCAAGGTGGAGGCTGGCTCAACGTGTCCCCCGCCGCTGGACCAAAAAGAATCTCACTCCATACATACAATTTTTAATGGTAACTACTCAAGTACTCGCTTATTTTAGGGATTGACACAATATCTtaaattatcaataaaaaaagatataacCTAAGAACACATCAAAGTCATTATGACTTTGATGTGTTCTTTACCTGAGTGTTGTTCCTTAGTTAGTTAGTGTTGTCTTGTGTTCCTTAGTTAGTTTCAAAAGAGCAATGAATATTATTACGTAATATGcgtttataataaatacaataattacctatatacccactttatctttagcttcaaaGCAGATTTAAGTTGTGAAATTAGTATCAGAGAGACAAAGCAGGTTCACGAGAGTCTGTTATGCTCATACTATAAAGATCTTTGCTTTCAGTAGGAAATCGTGGAAACTCAGTCTTCTAAACCAGGAGAACCATGAGGGAACAACCCATTCTTTGTATACCAAGTCATATTTAACTTTCAGGACATAGAAAGTGCCCAACTCCGAACCTAGGCACGTCAGTTTATTCGCTTTGCTCTGAAGACAACAACGTGATGATTTCTCCAAAGCCCCTCATCATGGCTCAGGAGTCGAAGCAGAAGAAGCCTTTCTTAAGGAGGCTAATGTCGTGCTTGGTTATGCGGTCGGCCAGAGCCTCGGAGCTGAATGAAATAGTCAACCTCCCTGTCAAAGAGCCATCCATCAACAGCTCCATAGATTCCTATCACATCAGCACTTCTTTGGGGGTAAGCATAGTGTTACCAATGTCTGTGTAGGACCGAAACAACACAGTCAAAAATATAATAGAGTGTGTTGATAAGAAAACGCTTTAGGAATTGCTTTTTCTTCTTACCTAATTTGAATGGTTCTCGAGGAAGACTAAATTATTTTAACCCTTTTTTTCAATTAACTCAATTAACTGTGAGAAGCATATTAAGcatagaaagttattttataattatgatgTATTATGTAAACTGATTGATTATTTCGCAGGCAATAGAAGTGAGTTCTTCAATATACGATACGTCAGCGTCATTCTACAGTAATCACAGTGTATACCCAGTGAACAGCAAGATGAAAAGAGGCTTCTTCAATTCCGTACGAGAGTTTTTGACGATTCGCAAGAGTTAAGAAGAACTCAACAGCGTCTGTACAGTCTACAATTTCAATATACAGAACGCACTACTTATAGCTTACatctattttttataaaagaagAAATCTTTTTGATTTTCTCTTTATTttcgtttgttttgtttttgtagttttgtacaagtttataaaattaaataattatacttATAATACCTTTTATTAATGTAATGATAGCGATTATGGTGGCAAACAACCACTGCTAGCGTTCTCGAAGAATAGAGAAAATGGATTGTAGAGTGCAAGTGTAGTCATAATAATGCGCGTAGTTATTTGCTTGCTTACGGATGTAAAGCATaataaaatttcattaaaatccgtttttAGGCGCGTTTaactaaaataagtatgtaacTACCTAGTACAGTTAATAGCAACAGGCGAAGATGAATTTGACAGCAGGTTTAATAGGTAACGAATCTCATGATATTTTACAATCCCCTACTTTAATAAAATCACTTCAACGCCACACGGTAGACAGACGCGATCAGACGCGATACACGAATATCGTTCATCGGTATTGAATTTCCGATTCTAATCACCGACTTTGCTATTGACTGTACtaattacttattctgtgctatcggtaacagtgttaactgcccattgccagtcatttcatctcgttctatcgcaaagaatcaccatttgattagagcgagagcaaaaacggaaatggatagttaacagtgtggccatGTGTACACAGTTCCAACGTATGATACTCATTCATTAATATACTATCCACTTCCAGCCATGTcttgttctatcgcaaagaattacCATTTGATGAGAAAAGCCAAAAAAGATCGggaatgggtagctggaactgtggcccacTGTACCTGACTAATGCAAGCAGCAACAGGTAAACGGTAAACAACATAGTCAACATAATATGGTCAtggtatcttttattatatgcggaaactagcttttgtccgcggcttcacccgagtgaaatttagtttgtctttGTCacatagcctatgtgttattctgggctaAAGTAATAATGCAGTAAAGTTTAATCacaatccgttcagtagtttttgtgtgaaagagcaacaaacatccagacatccaaactttcgcatttataatatcagtaagaTACATCTATGCCTTTTCCCttgaaactcattttatttcaataacgttATAATAACGTTATTTGTTAGCTCTACAAAGTAGTAGAAATTCAAAATTATGGCATGGtaacatattaaaaaaaaaacttaacctCAAAATCTTTTTGACAGTTGCTCGTAAGATGCAAAAACAATTCctattttttctataaattcgtaaaataaagtaacaaaatgaataaaatagcTTTGGTAACACGGTTTGTGCCTTTAATTTCCAAAGTGAGACAAGTTGTACCCATCACAATTCAAAGTAAGTTTTAGGTTTTAGTAGGCATTTAAACGGTTtatgaattaattttatgaCAAATATTCATAATACGAATAATTACAGGTCAAAATATAAGTCGATGGGTAGCACCGACTTTACGAAAGTTGAAAAGGAGAGAAGACAAGCTCGGAGGAAAGAAACAGAACCCACGAAATACGTTTTTGGAATGGAACCTGGAAGCTGAACTGTATGCCTTCGGAAAGCGGCTCAATGAGGACTTCGATTCAGATTTACTGCTAGAAGCATTTACAGACAGGTCATACGTCATCAAAGAAGAATTGAAGCAGAAAGAAATGGATATTGATATCAAAGTTAAAGATAATAGGCAGTTAGCTGAAGAAGGTAATAGACTCGTCTAGTAAGAGACAAAATATTCCTCGTTATGATGCCGATGTTTTCCATTAGCTTACTATTTATCAGGATTTCAGAAAATTACTTTCAGAAAGATAACAATTTtctctaaatattttttacaggtGAGAAATTCATCAAGGAATACATCCAGTTGTACCTGGAAACTGCCCTGCCCAAGTTTCCTCTAGAAGGAGTGGCCGGTGTAAGGCAGCACCTGACCAGTGAGAGCACCCTGGCCCACGTGTCATCTCATCTCGGCACTAAGGACATGATATTGGCTGCTGTAAGTTTGTAGATTCagtttctatgactaaagtacTAAACATTACAACATAATAAGTTGTAGTCACAATTCATCCAGTACACTCTGCAGATTATTTCCTTAAACTTTTATAAGCAAACAATTTGTTAATGGATTTGATAAACTGTTAATCCTTGCAATATTTTCAGGAATATCCAGTGGATAATCTTATTCTGGCAAATGCCTTTAAAGCCATTGTCGGTGCATTACTGCAGTCATCAGGTGAAGTTAGTGCTGCACATTTCGTAAGGGACTTCGTTATAACGCAATTGCAAGGTAATTTTATGCATATTTGTTTACTTCCACATGAGTAATCCTAAGAAAATGAAGTGActtgaattttgttttttataacataatttgtATGGTATATTTCAGGCAAAGATGTGAATGAGTACTGGTCAATAGAAGATCCTTGGGGCATGCTCACTAGCCTACTGGCCAAAGATAACAGCACTGTCGAACCCCGCCTGATTGGAGAAACGGGAAAGAACACACTTTTAGCTTGTTTCAGAGTAGGGCTCTATGTGGATAAACAGATGATATCTTCAGGTAAAACAAAGTTTTTATGCCTCATAAATCTGTTTCCTTATGCCAAGACAAATAATTTCTAAAATGGCACTTGTAACATTTGAGACAATTTATTTTTGTCACAATCTGTCTTTTAAAGATTAAGTAGTTAAGCATTCTAGACTTGTTCTAGAATCTAGAGTAAGCAATACATGCACAATCATTTAAATTACTATATTCTACTtttaaatactataaaatattgCAGGTTTTGGGGAAACTGTTGCTACTGCAAAGGAAATGGCAGCAAGAGAAGCGCTAAAGAAAATATTTGGCACAGAAGACCACATGAAACCAATTAATTTCAAACTTGACGGAATACCGAAACGCAATGCACAAATGAGAAGTCAAATATCTGCAAGTTAATCAGtgtaatattacattaaaattagaaataaaatagtttattgtgtaatttaaaagttttattttaatcaatagAATATCAAATTACAAGTACATAACATTCTTTACTAAATACTTTTCCTTATCAAATAAATTCGCCATATAAAATTACAgtcttataataatagtatttttattaggttattgtcaatttgtgcaccagtattttaaaatatttccaaaCAATTTAACAGCCTGGCATTTACAGTTTGTATATTTTAACAATCACTAACTACAAATAGAAAACAACTTTTACTACAACAAGTCATTTAgtttattcaattaaaaatcTTATGAAGTTTTTATATTTACAGTCGTGCACCTGTTTTTTATCTGATATTGCATTTTGAAAAGCTGCTACTATTTCTAATTTATTACTAAGCTGCAtgcatataataatattatgacagtAACATTGTATACTACAGCTGGCTATGTAAGATAATCCTGGTCTTCACCATACTTTGCAgagaataataattaaattaacatcAGACTTTACTTTCATATTGTTAGCCACTAACtgcagtaggcctaagatgcgcgccgtgataactttaatcaacgtcaaaatgtatgggcctTTCAGTAGACCTAATCTTGTCTACTGAAGGGGTTTAATTTATCACAACTTATACAGGATGTTCCATATACTAGCCTAATTTTGGGGCGTGGCGCGTGGTTCAGAAAAGAGTAAGAACTAACTTCTAGAAATACGAACAATACCAGTCCAGCTTAATATTCTGgggaaaatattatgttttgtctgacaattttatgattttttaaacTTGCTTGTACTtttcaacaccctgtatattacaaCGGCGACCAATGCtgcttatttcattattatcttATGGTCAGTCAATTAATACTGCTACCAGTCCCTTACCTATGTAGGCAGCCTCACCATTCGCAGAACTGTGGACTCTCATCCAGTAGCTGAGTCCATGATGACGTTGCCGTGTTTGTCCTTGATGCGCACGCGTCCTGACGCGTAGCGAGTTTCCGAGGTGCCATCGTTGTAGACCAGTTTCACTGTTCCATCGGGGAATTCGCGCCGCTGTGAAGAAATGGAGTGTATTTTGTAGATTGTGAGAAGAAAAAGATACATCATACAACGCTAGCAAAGAACTTCAAGTAGAAGAAAATTATACATCATACACCTAACACCATGAGCAAATAACTTCAATTATTAAGTTACTCAGTTCATCAGTTGTCATCAGATTTGGTAAAATATGCAAGACAATGATGCAGATTTGTAAAATTCGGCTTGATGATTTTAATGAGGACCTAAATAAGTTGAATGAACCAGCATTTATAATAAATGGTAGTCCAACGAAtgctcataaataaaattcacaCACTATCGTTGACTGATACAAAGCCTTTAAAGCCAaaagaagtaggtaggtaccttatgATCTTTGGTATGTACTTCGACTTGTCCATTGCTGAACACCACACGCTGTTCTCCGCTCGCGGAGATGGTAAGCGCTGCGCCATCGGGGAATCTCCACTCCTCGCGTACGTGTTCATTCTTGGGGTCAAAGTAGCGGACGCTACCGTTGGGCAGCCGGATCTCAGTCGAGCCGTCTTTGTAGCGTTTTTCTACTTGACCACTGGAATATAAAACATCGAATAAGTAACCATAATGTGCGCCACAAAGGGTCAATCGAGGTCTTCTCTAGACAAACCAAAGTAAAGTAATTTGAGAATAGCCCAAAAAAGGATCAAGCCAGTGCTGAGCCAGCTATATCTGCCGGAGAATTAATGCAAACTGAAGAAAACCGGTTTCCGTCAAGGCAAGCGTAGTTTCAGACGCCCTGATCGACGGACCAACGACTTCAAGAAGATAGCTGGCAGTGG
Encoded here:
- the LOC135082222 gene encoding uncharacterized protein LOC135082222 isoform X2 codes for the protein MFVYFRIFRTFFLFLLCVFLESLDFLRPPVKRVTRNSNRGTAVKLDSHTNNIKVLKEFRKQISKDCQYPQSKPRTAESSTSLILKKTTEREILQQYSVLSYSNLLGPRLQNPSTFPTHLPNSKEKPLIKVTVIPKTSQTQASNAIKRRLNLPKRIHTTVSNQENSIQTKNVYLVVKGRKREKVYEIKTTGSAKFANTRSKNSLKDEVIPLEQLSSLKLVLDSLNMDREKDTLRIGKPNNIDDYLVFSRTGNERFEECRCPNAVRDSERFRDCKCFYSPREAAASDAGKSHVRVTGHLGMTEDDRYVLRCAATVHDKPATSDFATVQQTSPHVCQEERKSFNFCNQNTCLTRCYNAATCSTQKRDFNIQADLQNENKWEMSPKPTIMQNKESQATQVNLNTTNNNKTRDVPVCKNTFPHKDEIIQCCRTNIDTNCANLTDSDTDSNSVKDCQSPLVIISVYPMQDCCDNVKIVKNYQDDGKYSSPRKPSVFGHSSQRPSSGTRQNNEKKVDNKCSRSRSRSPSPQNRNTNKHNVAETRVLRTNTRKASPGREVSSSINRPIQQNRINNERTNNKADFSKSRQKYGFAQINSSKETKGINTDHNVTKKILVDSYTKKLTDYLNNENGETKRRFPKSEPSKVTINIDGDKELYDVLFQHENSTTDLKFRKTVKGPACSIKRKTEDDKASSPTMKNLLLVNDERKRRTSPVRSKNQQKDDQKIKKTFSRLLVRDSIEISHRRDYKPPVEHTVIHNQKSKIDDDSAPIKHYRGDSCTIADPIKRDKEIRALLGVDKGIHSAVNQGLKLEENKFAVPLHYFYGKTQKKIVTGINIMEMPEEPPCVCCDIRRFCSSESNEAKPQTYQEPQPKPKSIHPASQRVPSQSSKKVHATSSQIDKEVAQQQPGSSDSASPEENVPPSPSPEESPPESPSPVEESPSPVEEPPSPVEESPSPVEEPPSPVVDKISRKTHKSSKSIRKSRANSTGTQYETQVQRTSLYQQLILNRNIQVFLQVEQFSKQKPIILSRKQYDKVKRTIESTIANKTGRDYKRKKCICKTSLVSVGDVRRKTNPGQPLHYDKQSQTNKKELAMNAKSTVSHKSKARSMKKQSRNTMVLFTTEEKDNNEQKNATPRQAMSSMEIQYASMSYMKRVTFSSTKVEAGSTCPPPLDQKESHSIHTIFNGHRKCPTPNLGTSVYSLCSEDNNVMISPKPLIMAQESKQKKPFLRRLMSCLVMRSARASELNEIVNLPVKEPSINSSIDSYHISTSLGAIEVSSSIYDTSASFYSNHSVYPVNSKMKRGFFNSVREFLTIRKS